A portion of the Salminus brasiliensis chromosome 9, fSalBra1.hap2, whole genome shotgun sequence genome contains these proteins:
- the LOC140562735 gene encoding uncharacterized protein has translation MWIKQKHGEKPLVIATSYHDQPAVFHNGFDMSGRFETQIAALTFNLTISNIEPSDTATYYCATTFLYDITFGEGTFLIVKGTSLTTHEVLQQPPIEYVQSGDSVTLECTVNTEGCSEDHSLFWLRHGSRESTAGIVYKNRSDQCEKSYETGSSTQSCIYKLPKTNLGLADAGTYYCAVAACGVILFGSGTKLDITGENLQVADSFFIHVLIFSNIILFLAIVLFVGVQCKKHSEGSPNYEMSLDAHSLLAGNPIKSY, from the exons ATGTGGATAAAACAAAAGCATGGAGAGAAACCTCTTGTAATCGCTACATCATATCACGACCAACCTGCAGTATTTCATAATGGCTTTGATATGAGTGGCCGCTTTGAGACACAGATAGCAGCTCTCACTTTTAATTTGACCATCTCCAATATTGAACCATCAGATACTGCAACATACTACTGTGCTACCACATTTCTTTATGATATCACCTTTGGGGAAGGCACCTTTCTTATTGTCAAAG GTACATCACTGACAACGCATGAGGTTCTCCAGCAGCCTCCGATAGAGTACGTTCAGTCAGGAGATTCTGTGACCCTGGAGTGTACAGTCAATACTGAGGGCTGTTCAGAAGACCACAGTCTGTTCTGGCTCAGACATGGATCAAGAGAATCTACTGCAGGAATCGTCTATAAAAACAGGAGTGATCAGTGTGAAAAAAGCTATGAGACTGGTTCGTCTACACAGAGCTGTATCTACAAACTCCCCAAGACGAACTTAGGCCTCGCTGATGCTGGAACTTACTACTGTGCTGTAGCTGCATGTGGAGTGATACTGTTCGGAAGTGGAACTAAACTGGACATCACAG GTGAAAATCTCCAAGTGGCTGACAGTTTTTTTATTCATGTACTGATCTTCTCAAACATAATTTTGTTCTTGGCAATCGTCTTATTTGTTGGTGTGCAGTGTAAAAAACATTCAGAAG GATCCCCAAACTATGAGATGTCGTTGGATGCTCAT AGTTTACTTGCAGGAAA